In the Arachis hypogaea cultivar Tifrunner chromosome 20, arahy.Tifrunner.gnm2.J5K5, whole genome shotgun sequence genome, tttattattttattattaaatggttTTTCCGGTTAGACCacggttgaaccggttgaaccgatgAATTAGTGAACCAGTAACTAaaacggttcgatgaccggttcggttttcaaaACCTTGTTGATTATTATTCCCTATTGAgtatttattgttgattttttggAAATGTTATTGATTATTTGTTGaacctattttattttgttgttctgCTGCTTCTGTTAAACTTTTATATGATTCTTTGTTtccaattttgatttttaatgCATATATCCTCGAACTCCAGCTCTATCTCCTGGTTTATCTGCAGCTCTGGCCGGCTCTCATGGTATCTCAGATAGTCATGAATGTCGCAACCGGCTGGATTTGTTTGAATTTCTGCTTCTGTTTGAATAATTTATGTTCTATGTTCAGTGTATTTTGAAATTGCtaattgttgttgattgttgtattTGTTTATGCAGTTTGTTATATTTGGGGGTTTTagcttatgaatgtgtattatttCTAATTGTTAGGGTTCTAGGTTTTGATTGTTAAAGAAGGTGTGTTTTTTAGTGTTAAGGTTCTAGGTTCTAATTGTTGTATTTGGGGGTTTTAGCTTATGAATGTGTATATTTATTTGATTAGAGAAATTGCTTTGATAAGATTGGAATATATGGACCACGTAACATTATATTCTTTGATAAGATCTCTTGGATGTTGTACATGTATATGTGTTGTGTGTGCATGTTTTCTAAGTTATTGGGTCCTGTTTACTGTGCAGTGCTCTGATTTCTTTTGGTCATCTAAGATATCTTCATTTGTTAATTGTTATGTTAATAGATCACGCTTTAAGATACTGAAAGATGGAATGATCAACTATCATGTATTTCCAAATTTGACTTGTGATTTAGTCTATTGGTTCACGTTAGATAGCTAATTAGCAATGTACTGATCACTTATTAACAGTGGttttaaaaattatggtttgaaaattgaatttctagaaactggttttaaaagtggattttttgttaaaatatctggtttgaaaattggatttttaaaaactagttttaaaattggatttttggttgaagaaactggttttaaaactggattttataaaaaaaaaccggatttAAAACGGTTTGTATGTAAAACCGAATTGAAAACCGGTTTGTAAGTAAAACCGGATTTAAATTCTAAAACCGGTTTAAAactggtttttattttttcaaaccgGTTTAGAACTGGTTTTTCTCTTCAATCCAGTTCTGGTTTAGTTTCATGAACCATAAAACTGGTTCTGAAGTGGATCTAGTTTGGATTTATAAAAATCCAAACCATGTCCACCCCTAGTGATATTCAACATttaatagatttagatatgaaTCTAGCCAATTAATTTAGCTttgcctttttctttctttcttttttgtttagtcataaaaaaaaaaggtagGACCAAAtataggatttttttttcttaatttagatTAGAGAAAGATAAGATGTGATATGTGTTGAATTGAAGATTGGTTTGTGATAACACATCTCTGGGCAAATATAAACATGTGATGTGCCTCCTAGTTCCCTTTTGGTGTCTGCAATTCCTTTTCCTTCTCATCTTTTTTGGTTCCCGATAAATTGTATTGATTTGTGAggaatcaaaatcaaatcatggAAAAATTATTCTGCTTTCTTGGCCTCGTTCGTGTTTGATTAATTTTCTGTCCTTGGATTCAGTTTCTTCACATTTAGGGTTTTGAGGAAATGGCTGCGGCTTGCAAGCGATTGGCTCAATTGTCGGGCTTTAGGTCCTCAACTTTCAACTCAAGTCTCAGATTATTTTCCGCAAAGGGAGGGATTGGTGATACAACCGCTATTGTAATTTAAATTTACCTTCTtaccatttttattttctgttttcatggTTTTTTGTTGTGTTTTCTAACTAATGTGCAATTTTAAGCTCGATAATGAGTGTTAATGAGTGGTTTGTCTTACCATTTTTTGTCTTGCTTATGGCTTTTGCTTTTTAGACTAGGGGACTTGAGGAGCAAGGACTGCCCAAAAAGCAGGCTGAGGCAATAACTGCTGAAGTTtgggaaaattttcaagaatcatTCTGGAAGAGGGTGAGGTCTTTTGATGTTTGTATTCTTTGTTTGTGAACTTTACCACTTTCTTGGAATCTAAAATAGTAGTTTCGTGTactaacataaattttttttccctcctttttctttttgtcccTTGAAAGATTGAAATGCTTGAAGAGTCCAATCAGTTGAAACCCAAAGCTGAAGTGGAGAGCTCACAGGTATTTGGAATTTGTGCATATCTCATATTCTCATTTAATCATGAGATGAGAAATTTGATTATATTGATATAGATTTGATTATATTGATATAGATTTAAGATGGAAAATTTATAATGTAGATGAAGCTGCAAAGTGAGATTGAGAAACTGAGGATTGATATGGAGATTAATCACAATAAATTGAGGTCCATTTTAATTTAACTGATTGACCAGTTGACCCACTAGTttttttttgtaactttatcCTCTTTAAAGTGCAACTTAGTGCAACTTTGTGGATGTGGATTGTGATGCAGGTTAGCCATAGATGAAGCTAAGAGGACTTTCAAAACAGAGTTGTCATCCATAGAAAATGAAGCTGAAGGATATTCTCTAAAAACTATTTTGAAAGTGTCTGTCTTTGTTTTTCTTGGCCAAATGGGTTTTTTTTTCTTGGCCGAACATATAGATAGTTTAATTTAGGATAGTTTAATTTAGGAGTATCTAGTACTGGTTCTGGATCAGACTTTGATGTAGTTTCTCACAATTTGTTGTTTCTATTTGAATTCTCTTTATTTCTCTCTTCGTTCATCATTACTTATCAAACAAAATGAATAAAATTCTTACGGTgataaaagaagagaagatgAAAACAGAGATGCTGATGTAATTTTGAGGGTTAGAATTTTACACCAATGAAGAGACTagaataaattgaataaaaatatttaaaattaatgtccgCTATTAATATCAtaaatttgatcattttatgattagaattaaatattcttatcatgattaGACCGGTgacattatcatatattattattattattaagataattaaaagtatttttaattaataattaataagtagtttaattatgtattaaatattgatttgatataattataatgaaaatatgtttctaaattagtataattatgtattatttattaaatattaattataatattattatactaaagatattttttataaaataatttaaaataaaaaaaactgcattcattttggagggaaaatggaaTTACGAGGAATCGACACCTCACCTTTATTAGTTGAAGGAAaaccaattttagtatattaagtagatagatagagagcatgaaaaataaatatatttctaTGTACGTTTCTATATTCATAAAATGCAAAATTCATTTACAAAATGGAATAAACTACACTTTATTGTCACCGAGGACCAGAAAGCTCAATGGCTTCAATAACAAAGGAAGGTTCTTCATGAACATCACTATAATTTTGGGAGAAACTGCATGCTCTTTCTTCATATAAGTTAGACCCTCCTTGCGGCTCCTCCGGCTGCGCCGAATGCCCAACCAGGCCTTCTAGAATCTTCAAGACTTCCGACATCTTCGGCCGCAGACTCGGAAGT is a window encoding:
- the LOC112783231 gene encoding uncharacterized protein, translated to MAAACKRLAQLSGFRSSTFNSSLRLFSAKGGIGDTTAITRGLEEQGLPKKQAEAITAEVWENFQESFWKRIEMLEESNQLKPKAEVESSQMKLQSEIEKLRIDMEINHNKLRLAIDEAKRTFKTELSSIENEAEGYSLKTILKVSVFVFLGQMGFFFLAEHIDSLI